The Capra hircus breed San Clemente chromosome 25, ASM170441v1, whole genome shotgun sequence nucleotide sequence GCAGGCCCACTACGCACGCGCGGTCGCCGCGCTCAGGCTTCGCTCGCCGGCCAGTGCGCAGCGCTGCGCATGCGCGGCCCGCCCCTGCGGTACCGCGGCGCCCGCGGCGCGACTGCCCCCTGCAGGCCGCTGGTGGGAGGGCGTTCCGGGGGCGGCTCTCGGGGCGGGGGACGGAGGCCGCGGCTCGGAGCGCGGAGCTGTCCCTTGCCGGTTGCCCTGAACTTCTCCGCGCCTCGGTTTTCTCCGTGTCTAAAATGGGGATGATTTCATTATTCCCCAGCACCGAGTAATCTGCTGTAACGTACTTAGGACGTAGGGTATTCTCTAAACACTGCACTCCCTATCTCTGCTCTAGATGCTCTGATCTCTGGCCCCTGCGGGTCAGACCTAGTGCCCTGTGTCGCTCGGAGCCCTTCCGGCAGCCACACCATGAATACGTCTCCAGGCACAGTGGGCAGTGACCCCGTCATCTTGGCCACTGCAGGCTATGACCACACGGTGCGGTTCTGGCAGGCCCACAGCGGGATCTGTACGCGAACTGTGCAGCACCAGGACTCCGTATCCTCCGCTGGGGCGATGGGGCGGGTGGTGCCGGACAGGATGCCCGGTGGGAAGGACGCGGCCCTGAACCCGCCGGGGTGGAGGCCTCGGAGGTCCCTGTTGGTCACCCTCCTTAACAGACCCAGCAGGTGAACGCGCTGGAGATCACACCCGACCGCACCATGATTGCAGCTGCAGGtaccctgccctccaccccaacCCCTGATTTCTCCTAGGTCCGTCGGCACAGCCTCACTTGTTTGGCCTCTGCTCCTAGGTTACCAGCACATTCGCATGTATGACCTCAACTCCAATAACCCCAACCCCATCATCAGTTACGATGGGGTCAACAAGAACGTCGCATCGGTGGGCTTCCACGAGGACGGGCGTTGGATGTACACGGGTGGGGAGGACTGCACCGCCCGCATCTGGGACCTCAGGTGTGGGcgcggggggtgggtgggtggggagcagCTTGCTGCCCAGGTGGGTAGGGTGAGGGCCAGCCCAGGAGACTGTCTATGCAGGTGACTTCTTGAAGGCAGGTGAGGAAAGCAGGTAGGGCAGGGAGGCAGACCCACAAAgagcccccccgcccccgagCAGATCCCTAGCCTGATCCCACAGAGGGGTCTGGAATGAGCTGTACCAAAGAGCAAAGGAAAGGGTCTCTTGGGGAGGAGGGGGGCACCGACGGCCACTCACCACGGACGGGGTGTGTCCCCCCATCTCGAAGGTCCCGGAACCTGCAGTGTCAGCGAATCTTCCAGGTGAATGCGCCGATTAACTGTGTGTGCCTGCACCCCAACCAGGTGAGGGGGCCGCCTGGGGCTGGGCATCCTGGGGCTCTGGAGGGCAGGGGTGCTGCCCGGCCTCACCTCCCCGGCACCTCCTCAGGCGGAGCTCATCGTGGGTGACCAAAGTGGCGCCATCCACATCTGGGACTTGAAAACCGACCACAATGAGCAGCTGATCCCGGAGCCAGAGGTCTCCATCACATCCGCCCACATCGACCCAGACGCCAGCTACATGGCTGCTGTCAATAGCACTGTGAGTCCCGGGGAGAGGGTGCAGTTCGGTGCCCTGTTCTTTAGAACCCTGTTCCTGCAGGTGGGCTCATGCCCCATGTGTCCCTGtggcctctcccctctcctcccgagTCCTGCTTCCCCAACCGGGGCTCCAGCTCTGACCTAGCCCCTAGAGCCAGAACCCTGGGGGTCACACCCGATGCAGCCTCTCGCCACCGGCCATGGCCCATGCGGCAGACGGGGCCTCTCCACCTCCATTCTTTCCAGTTGTCcacttccctctctcctcctggtcCCAGtttccctcctctctcctgaCAGTGGCTGGAGCCTCTCTGACTTCCTTCCCCTGTGACATCTCCCTGTCCCAATGCAGAGCATCCTTCAGCAGGAGCAGCCTGACCACCTCCTTCTCCTAGGTTAACACTGAGATGCCCTGGGCTCCTTACCAGGGCCTCAGGACCCTGCCATCTGACCCCTGGACTCCTatccagcctccttttctccctttaatGTCCATTTGATCTCAGCGAATCAGTTATCCCTCGACATCTCCAAACTGTCCACTCCCAAGCCTTTGCCCTGCAGTTCCCTGTGTCTGGCTGCTCTCATCCCGTCTTGTTCTGCACATTCCTGTTGGCCAGGCGCATCCTTCAGGAAGGCCAGGCATGACCTCCTGCTCTCAGCCCATCAGGCGTGGCCCTTGCTCAGGGCCGGGTCTCCCAGGTGCTCCTTGTCACATATCCCCGGCCCCCAGGTCCTTGTGCGTAGCCGCAGTGCTGGGTGGCAGCCCCTGGATCTAGGCCTTGCTGCTGGGTATCCTCCCGGACCCATCAGACTGGAGGCCCCCGCCTCCTGTGACTTCCCTCCTCCCCGGCAGGGGAACTGCTATGTCTGGAACCTGACCGGAGGCATTGGCGATGAGGTGACACAGCTCATCCCCAAGACCAAGATCCCGGCGCACACCCGCTACGCCCTGCAGTGCCGCTTCAGCCCCGACTCCACGTGTGTGCAGGGCTGGGGGGCAGGAGGTGgtgtgcctggggctgggggcctgaTGCTTTGGGGTCTGCTTGGAGGACAGCACAGGAGTGCGGGATGGGAGCGGCTGCTGATGGCACCCCTGCCGTGctcacccccgcccccaggctcCTCGCCACCTGCTCGGCTGACCAGACATGCAAGATCTGGAGGACGTCCAACTTCTCCCTGATGACAGAGCTGAGCATCAAGAGCAGCAACCCCGGAGAATCATCTCGGGGCTGGATGTGGGGTTGCGCCTTCTCAGGGGACTCGCAGTACATCGTCACCGGTGGGCCCCgctgccctgccccctgccccactgGCCCGGCCCGGGGCTGCTCCCCGAACCCCATCCgtgctctccctccctccctgcagctTCCTCTGACAACCTGGCCCGGCTCTGGTGCGTGGAGACAGGCGAGATCAAGAGAGAGTACGGCGGCCACCAGAAAGCCGTCGTGTGCTTGGCCTTCAATGACAGCGTGCTGGGCTAGCCTCGTTCCTGGGCACTGCAGGCAGCCGTCCAGGCGGCACCAGCCGGGTGTGTCTGTCCAGCTGCCCAGGTCAACGTGACACCCATGGGCTGGCTGCTTCATCCAAGGCTTGCCGGACTGGACTGAGTGACCCTGGCCCCCCTGGCCAGGCCAGTCCACTCCGGAACTTTCTCAGCCCTGGCTGCTTATGTGGACGCAGCAGGGCTCATTCCTTCAGAAACTCTTGACCCACGGGACCTAGAGCCACCAACGGCGTCCGAGGCTGGCGCTTACCCCCAGCTGGGGCCTCCTCAGCCGCCCCCCCGCCCACCAACGCCAGCCCTGTTTTGCGTCCCCAAGGCCACAGAGAATACCGTCACGGCCAGGTGGAGTGGTTTATTATCCCTGTCCGCCCTCTGTGGACTGGTGACAGGGTCGGCCAGGTGACCGGTCTGTGGGACCAGGCTGGGGGGTCAGTCCGGGAGGTAATAAAAGCAGACGGACACACAGATGTTGCTCGGGAGGCAGATGTCGATACACAGGTAGATCAGCCGCTGCCTCtggggccctggaggaggggtcTCTGTGAACCCCAAAGGACCCTTCCCACTCCGTCCCCAGACTGTCCTAAGGGAGCCCAGGCCCCTCCGCACCGCCTGCCCCAACTTACCCTCTGCACGTCGGGCCCAGTAAATGGGAGTCTTGGCACAAAGGTGCTGCACGGGAGCCCCGACCTGGGCAGGGTCCACCTCTTGGCTCCCCAGCACTGCCAGCAGCTCCTGGGCGTAGTGGGTGTCCTGGCTGGGGCTTTGCGTCGCCTGGAGCTGCGGAGAAGGATGCTCGCGCTGCTTCTGGCGGGGTGGGGCCCATGCACCCCAGGACATGCTGGTGGTGTGCCAGCCCTGCCCCGGCTCTTGTCAGCACCCTCGTGCACAGGAAGACAGAGCTTCTGTTCCCCTGAAACTGGAGCCCCAGCCCGCCCTGGGCCCAGGCTGCACACAGGACCCTTTGTCCGGCCCCTGGCCGGAGGCTCCTCACCTGAGAGGTGTTCACCAGCAGCTGCAGAGTCTCACGGTCTCGGGGTTCCA carries:
- the MLST8 gene encoding target of rapamycin complex subunit LST8 isoform X2 gives rise to the protein MNTSPGTVGSDPVILATAGYDHTVRFWQAHSGICTRTVQHQDSVNALEITPDRTMIAAAGYQHIRMYDLNSNNPNPIISYDGVNKNVASVGFHEDGRWMYTGGEDCTARIWDLRSRNLQCQRIFQVNAPINCVCLHPNQAELIVGDQSGAIHIWDLKTDHNEQLIPEPEVSITSAHIDPDASYMAAVNSTGNCYVWNLTGGIGDEVTQLIPKTKIPAHTRYALQCRFSPDSTLLATCSADQTCKIWRTSNFSLMTELSIKSSNPGESSRGWMWGCAFSGDSQYIVTASSDNLARLWCVETGEIKREYGGHQKAVVCLAFNDSVLG
- the MLST8 gene encoding target of rapamycin complex subunit LST8 isoform X1 is translated as MNTSPGTVGSDPVILATAGYDHTVRFWQAHSGICTRTVQHQDSQVNALEITPDRTMIAAAGYQHIRMYDLNSNNPNPIISYDGVNKNVASVGFHEDGRWMYTGGEDCTARIWDLRSRNLQCQRIFQVNAPINCVCLHPNQAELIVGDQSGAIHIWDLKTDHNEQLIPEPEVSITSAHIDPDASYMAAVNSTGNCYVWNLTGGIGDEVTQLIPKTKIPAHTRYALQCRFSPDSTLLATCSADQTCKIWRTSNFSLMTELSIKSSNPGESSRGWMWGCAFSGDSQYIVTASSDNLARLWCVETGEIKREYGGHQKAVVCLAFNDSVLG